One Myotis daubentonii chromosome 3, mMyoDau2.1, whole genome shotgun sequence genomic window carries:
- the ALPL gene encoding alkaline phosphatase, tissue-nonspecific isozyme yields MISPFLVLAIGTCLTTSLVPEKEKDPKYWRDQAQQTLKNALSLQNLNTNVAKNTIMFLGDGMGVSTVTAARILKGQLHHNTGEETRLEMDKFPHVALSKTYNTNAQVPDSAGTATAYLCGVKANEGTVGVSAATQRSHCNTTQGNEVTSILRWAKDAGKSVGIVTTTRVNHATPSATYAHSADRDWYSDNEMPPEALSQGCKDIAYQLMHNIRDIEVIMGGGRKYMFPKNRTDVEYELDEKARGTRLDGLNLIDIWKSFKPRHKHSHYVWNRTELLALNPNTVDYLLGLFEPGDMQYELNRNNVTDPSLSEMVEVAIKILSKNPKGFFLLVEGGRIDHGHHEGKAKQALHEAVEMDQAIGLAGTMTSLDDTLTVVTADHSHVFTFGGYTPRGNSIFGLAPMLSDTDKKPFTSILYGNGPGYKVVGGERENVSMVDYAHNNYQAQSAVPLRHETHGGEDVAVFAKGPMAHLLHGVHEQNYIPHVMAYAACIGANRDHCASASSSGSPSPGPLVLLLALLPLGILF; encoded by the exons ATGATTTCACCATTCCTGGTGCTGGCCATTGGCACCTGCCTTACCACCTCCTTAGTGCCAG agaaagagaaagaccccAAGTACTGGAGAGACCAAGCTCAGCAGACCCTGAAAAACGCCCTGAGCCTTCAGAATCTCAATACCAACGTGGCTAAGAATACCATCATGTTCCTGGGAGACG GGATGGGCGTCTCCACGGTGACGGCCGCCCGCATCCTCAAGGGCCAGCTGCACCACAACACCGGGGAGGAGACCAGGCTGGAGATGGACAAGTTCCCGCACGTGGCCCTGTCCAAG ACATACAACACCAACGCTCAGGTCCCCGACAGCGCGGGCACCGCCACTGCCTACTTGTGTGGGGTGAAGGCCAATGAGGGCACCGTGGGGGTGAGCGCGGCCACCCAGCGCTCCCACTGCAACACCACTCAGGGGAACGAGGTCACCTCCATCCTGCGCTGGGCCAAGGACGCCG GGAAATCCGTGGGCATCGTGACCACCACGCGAGTGAACCACGCCACCCCCAGTGCCACGTACGCCCACTCCGCCGACCGGGACTGGTACTCGGACAACGAGATGCCCCCAGAGGCCctgagccagggctgcaaggacaTTGCCTACCAGCTCATGCACAACATCAGGGACATCGAG GTGATCATGGGGGGTGGCCGGAAGTACATGTTCCCCAAGAATAGAACCGACGTGGAGTATGAGCTAGACGAGAAGGCCAGGGGCACGAGGCTGGACGGCCTGAACCTCATCGACATCTGGAAGAGCTTCAAACCCAGACATAAG CACTCTCACTACGTCTGGAACCGCACCGAACTCCTGGCCCTCAACCCCAACACCGTGGACTACCTCTTAG GCCTCTTTGAGCCGGGGGACATGCAGTACGAGCTGAACAGGAACAACGTGACGGACCCTTCCCTCTCCGAGATGGTGGAGGTTGCCATCAAGATCCTGAGCAAGAACCCCAAAGGCTTCTTCTTGCTGGTGGAAG GAGGCAGGATCGACCACGGGCACCACGAGGGCAAGGCCAAGCAGGCATTGCACGAGGCAGTGGAGATGGACCAGGCGATCGGGCTGGCCGGCACCATGACCTCCCTGGATGACACACTGACCGTCGTCACTGCTGACCATTCCCACGTGTTCACCTTTGGCGGGTACACCCCCCGGGGCAACTCTATCTTTG GTCTGGCCCCCATGTTGAGCGACACGGACAAGAAGCCCTTTACTTCTATCCTGTATGGCAACGGGCCCGGCTACAAGGTGGTGGGCGGTGAGCGAGAGAATGTCTCCATGGTGGACTACG CTCACAACAACTACCAGGCGCAGTCTGCTGTGCCCCTGCGCCACGAGACCCACGGCGGGGAGGACGTGGCGGTCTTCGCCAAGGGCCCCATGGCACACCTGCTGCACGGCGTCCATGAGCAGAACTACATCCCCCACGTGATGGCGTATGCGGCCTGCATCGGTGCCAACCGCGACCACTGTGCCTCAGCCAGCTCCtcaggcagcccctccccaggccccctggtgctcctgctggccctgctcccactgggCATCCTGTTctga